A genomic stretch from Anaerolinea thermophila UNI-1 includes:
- a CDS encoding endonuclease III domain-containing protein, with translation MSASPDPRHLERAQTVYRLLEAAYGIPEWRNPLPPLDELVSTILSQNTNDRNRDLAYQRLRERFPTWEDVRDAPLEQVIEAIRPAGLANQKGARLQEVLRQITAERGGLDLSFLQDLPAEEARTWLLRFKGVGVKTASIVLLFSLNKPAFPVDTHVHRVSGRIGLRPPQMSAEDAHAYLAQVFTPEQYAAGHLNLIRLGREVCHARKPACPRCPLRAVCEWATQGGAGRASTGQTAP, from the coding sequence ATGTCCGCTTCTCCCGACCCCCGGCATCTCGAACGCGCGCAAACCGTGTACCGCCTGCTGGAAGCGGCGTACGGCATCCCCGAATGGCGCAACCCCCTGCCGCCGCTGGATGAACTGGTCTCCACCATCCTCTCGCAGAACACCAACGACCGCAACCGCGACCTGGCATATCAGCGCCTGCGGGAGCGCTTCCCCACCTGGGAAGATGTCCGCGATGCGCCCCTGGAACAGGTCATCGAAGCCATCCGACCGGCGGGCTTAGCCAATCAGAAAGGCGCGCGCCTGCAGGAAGTCCTGCGCCAGATCACCGCCGAGCGCGGCGGACTGGATTTGAGTTTCCTGCAGGATTTGCCCGCCGAAGAAGCCCGCACCTGGCTGTTGCGCTTCAAGGGGGTGGGGGTCAAGACGGCATCCATCGTCCTGCTCTTTTCGCTGAACAAGCCCGCCTTTCCGGTGGATACGCACGTGCACCGCGTCAGCGGGCGGATTGGCTTGCGCCCGCCGCAGATGAGCGCCGAAGATGCCCACGCCTATCTGGCGCAGGTGTTCACCCCCGAGCAGTACGCCGCCGGTCATCTGAACCTGATTCGCCTGGGGCGGGAAGTGTGCCACGCCCGCAAACCCGCCTGTCCGCGCTGTCCTCTGCGCGCGGTGTGCGAATGGGCTACGCAGGGCGGCGCCGGTCGTGCATCCACAGGGCAAACTGCGCCATAA
- a CDS encoding gluconokinase: MSPCFLGLDAGTGSCKSALLDENGNLIAEGSGAYRLPVHQTTTDQDAEAVLAGILQAGREALEKAGIPPQEVAGISLGAAMHSLLAVDAHGQPLTGAMTWADNRAQAQADALRGTPEGDALYRRTGCPIHPMYPLYKARWLKEHRPELFRRAAKLVTLRDYALYRLCGVWVTDPSMASSTGWFNLHTFGWDANALAFSGVSAAQLPEIHPPDTSFPLRPSPLADALGLLPGTPVTLGCSDGVNSNLGAGAVREGQAVLMIGTSGALRQFSAQARFHPGQGSWCYAVERGRFLAGGAINNGGLALTTLRDWFAALPGASALTVEDLLALAEQAPPGAGGLVALPFFSGERSPDWNAQARGVFFGLTPAHRPAHLARAVLEGVAFRLRAVMEMLAETGTVIREIRASGGFVRSPLWLSIVASVLGQPLHLPASGETSSRGAAFWAMRGAGALADFDILPERIAIVQTVHPDPLAQERYQRVYPLAQSLYRALLPFYDALAHLD; encoded by the coding sequence ATGTCACCCTGTTTTCTTGGACTGGATGCCGGCACCGGCTCGTGTAAATCTGCCCTGCTGGATGAGAACGGCAACCTGATTGCCGAAGGCTCAGGCGCTTACCGCCTGCCCGTCCACCAGACCACCACCGACCAGGACGCCGAAGCCGTGCTGGCGGGCATCCTTCAAGCAGGGCGCGAGGCGCTGGAGAAAGCCGGCATCCCGCCGCAAGAGGTGGCGGGCATCTCGCTGGGGGCAGCCATGCACTCCCTGCTGGCGGTGGATGCGCACGGTCAGCCCCTCACCGGCGCGATGACCTGGGCGGATAACCGCGCGCAGGCGCAAGCCGATGCCCTGCGCGGCACCCCCGAAGGCGATGCCCTCTACCGCCGCACCGGCTGTCCCATCCATCCCATGTACCCGCTCTACAAAGCCCGCTGGCTGAAGGAACACCGCCCCGAACTCTTCCGCCGCGCAGCGAAACTGGTCACCCTGCGCGATTACGCCCTCTACCGACTGTGCGGCGTGTGGGTCACCGACCCCTCGATGGCATCCAGCACCGGCTGGTTCAACCTGCACACCTTTGGCTGGGATGCCAATGCGCTGGCGTTCTCCGGGGTGAGCGCCGCCCAACTGCCGGAGATTCATCCCCCGGATACATCCTTCCCCCTGCGCCCCTCGCCGCTGGCGGATGCCCTGGGCTTGCTCCCCGGCACACCGGTGACGCTGGGATGCAGTGACGGGGTCAACTCCAACCTGGGGGCGGGGGCGGTGCGCGAAGGGCAAGCCGTGCTGATGATCGGCACCAGCGGGGCATTGCGCCAGTTTTCGGCGCAGGCACGCTTCCACCCCGGGCAGGGTTCGTGGTGCTACGCCGTTGAACGCGGGCGCTTTCTGGCGGGCGGCGCCATCAACAACGGCGGGCTGGCGCTGACCACCCTGCGGGATTGGTTCGCCGCGCTCCCCGGGGCTTCGGCGCTGACGGTGGAAGACCTGCTGGCACTGGCAGAGCAGGCGCCGCCCGGCGCCGGCGGGCTGGTGGCTCTGCCCTTCTTCAGCGGCGAGCGCAGTCCCGACTGGAACGCGCAGGCGCGCGGGGTGTTCTTCGGCTTAACCCCCGCACACCGTCCGGCACACCTGGCGCGGGCAGTGCTGGAAGGGGTTGCCTTCCGCCTGCGCGCGGTGATGGAGATGCTCGCCGAAACCGGCACCGTCATCCGGGAAATCCGCGCCTCGGGCGGCTTTGTGCGCTCGCCGTTGTGGCTGTCCATTGTGGCTTCGGTATTGGGGCAACCCCTGCACCTGCCCGCCAGCGGCGAAACTTCCAGCCGCGGGGCGGCGTTCTGGGCAATGCGCGGGGCAGGCGCGCTGGCGGATTTTGACATCCTGCCGGAGCGCATTGCCATCGTCCAGACGGTGCATCCCGACCCTCTGGCACAGGAACGCTACCAGCGCGTATATCCGCTGGCGCAGTCGCTCTACCGCGCCTTACTCCCCTTCTACGATGCGCTGGCGCATCTGGATTGA
- a CDS encoding PQQ-dependent sugar dehydrogenase, translating into MRFVRRLFPLILLLGVLLAACSPQATPSPQPPTTTAPAPSAPETPTLYAPPAASNAGGTVPTLEGYQPPAETTPVPTSEAAYPAPGGNTVSSVTAFPDPAQFTWVQAAAGFQRPLDLADLSADGSRLLVLEQRGVIALVENGARRETPFLDIVERVGSSGNEQGLLGIALHPRFNENGFFYVNYTDRKGDTVIARFTANAERTAADPASEYVLLRVDQPAANHNGGGLTFGRDGYLYIGLGDGGQGGDPWGNAQSLKTHLGKLLRISVDGGEPYAIPANNPFADGQKGLAEIWAYGLRNPWRFSFDRLTGDLYIGDVGQNLYEEIDFLPAGSPGGANFGWDYREGLHPYEGTPPADAVFVEPVAEYAHPVGCSVTGGFVYRGAALPEFQGVYLYADYCTGKVWGLLRQADGTWKSQELFQLGGVSVSSFGQDALGEVYITDHQNGALLKLVRQSQ; encoded by the coding sequence TTGCGTTTCGTTCGCCGTTTGTTTCCGCTAATCCTGCTTCTGGGCGTTCTGCTCGCGGCATGTTCGCCGCAAGCCACGCCCTCGCCTCAACCCCCCACCACCACCGCCCCGGCGCCTTCCGCGCCTGAAACGCCCACCCTGTACGCCCCGCCTGCCGCGAGCAACGCTGGCGGTACCGTGCCCACGCTGGAAGGTTATCAGCCTCCGGCTGAGACCACCCCCGTGCCGACCAGCGAGGCGGCTTACCCCGCGCCGGGCGGGAATACCGTCAGCAGTGTGACCGCCTTCCCCGACCCGGCGCAGTTTACCTGGGTGCAGGCGGCGGCGGGCTTTCAGCGTCCGCTGGACCTGGCAGACCTCAGCGCCGACGGCTCGCGCCTGCTGGTGCTGGAACAGCGCGGGGTGATTGCGCTGGTGGAGAACGGCGCGCGCCGCGAGACGCCCTTCCTGGACATTGTCGAGCGGGTGGGCTCTTCGGGCAACGAACAGGGCTTGCTGGGCATTGCCCTGCACCCGCGCTTTAACGAGAATGGTTTCTTTTACGTCAATTACACCGACCGCAAGGGCGATACAGTGATTGCCCGCTTTACCGCCAACGCTGAGCGCACCGCCGCCGATCCCGCCAGCGAGTATGTCTTACTGCGCGTGGATCAACCGGCGGCGAATCACAACGGCGGCGGGCTGACGTTTGGACGGGATGGCTACCTGTACATTGGGCTGGGCGACGGCGGACAGGGCGGCGATCCCTGGGGCAATGCGCAGAGCCTCAAGACGCATCTGGGCAAGTTACTGCGCATCAGCGTGGACGGCGGCGAGCCGTATGCCATCCCTGCCAACAATCCCTTTGCCGACGGGCAGAAGGGGCTGGCGGAGATTTGGGCGTACGGACTGCGCAACCCCTGGCGCTTTTCCTTTGACCGCCTGACCGGCGACCTGTACATCGGCGACGTGGGGCAGAACCTCTACGAGGAAATTGACTTCCTGCCCGCCGGTTCGCCGGGCGGCGCCAACTTCGGCTGGGATTACCGCGAGGGTTTGCACCCTTACGAAGGCACGCCGCCGGCGGATGCGGTATTTGTCGAGCCGGTGGCAGAGTACGCCCACCCCGTGGGCTGTTCGGTGACGGGCGGGTTTGTCTATCGCGGGGCGGCGCTCCCCGAGTTCCAGGGGGTGTACCTCTACGCCGATTACTGCACCGGCAAGGTTTGGGGCTTGCTCCGCCAGGCGGATGGCACGTGGAAGTCGCAGGAACTCTTCCAGTTGGGCGGGGTTTCGGTCAGTTCGTTTGGGCAGGATGCTCTGGGCGAGGTGTACATCACCGACCATCAGAACGGGGCTTTGCTCAAACTGGTACGTCAATCGCAGTAA
- a CDS encoding RloB family protein — protein MARTPKPSGRKLSPKGTPLRKRSTKQRELRQRILIVCEGKQTEPNYFKRFRVNAVVEAFGLGRSPLDLVKYAQDYRKKEGFDQAWVVFDRDNVQASQFNQAISEAQKSGIKVAYSNPFFEVWFLLHYGYHNTPMNREKYIEKLSQNLKRPYQKNDSSLYDDLLSRQSTAISNAQRLLASYTPHDPAQDDPCTTVHLLVEELNKHLIP, from the coding sequence ATGGCACGAACACCGAAGCCGAGCGGTCGTAAACTCTCTCCTAAAGGCACACCCCTGCGCAAGCGTTCCACTAAACAGCGCGAACTCAGACAGCGCATCCTCATCGTATGTGAGGGAAAGCAAACTGAGCCGAATTATTTCAAACGCTTCCGCGTCAATGCGGTGGTGGAAGCATTTGGATTAGGAAGAAGCCCGCTGGATCTCGTCAAATATGCTCAGGACTACAGGAAGAAAGAGGGCTTTGATCAGGCTTGGGTCGTGTTCGATCGTGACAATGTTCAAGCCTCTCAATTCAATCAAGCCATCTCGGAGGCTCAAAAGTCAGGGATAAAGGTGGCTTATTCCAATCCGTTTTTTGAGGTATGGTTTCTCTTGCATTATGGCTATCATAATACCCCGATGAACCGGGAAAAGTATATTGAAAAATTGAGCCAAAACTTGAAACGTCCTTACCAGAAAAACGATTCTTCGCTATACGATGACTTGCTTTCCCGTCAAAGCACGGCTATTTCCAATGCCCAACGTTTGCTGGCATCTTATACCCCCCATGACCCTGCGCAGGATGACCCCTGCACCACCGTACATCTTTTGGTGGAAGAACTGAATAAACACCTGATCCCATAA
- a CDS encoding AAA family ATPase, giving the protein MLIEFSVANFRSFYQTVTLSLLATPLKEKESRLNTDNLFEVNRLKLLRSAAIYGANASGKSNLVRAIGFMRRFVLDSATEFQSGEKIPVERFRLNREARQKPAVFQIIFALNNKRYRYGFEVDEERVHSEWLYQTVQRESLLFIREGNDYEVSTPFRREAPAKLREMTRSNALFLSVMAQFNSPLAVSLLEWFRKRLQVVSGLKDEFYAPYTMKQLQEHEPFRQFAREMIRLADTGITALSVKSESLDSTKIPAELRKFLQEIAEKTGKPAEEISLRSVETTHPVYAGENFVGNETFDIDDESDGTQKFLYLLGPLFDVLKEGKVLVIDELDARLHPMLSREIVRLFNSPETNPQNAQLIFATHDVGLLGECLLRRDQVWFTQKDRFGASELYSLAEMKERIDASYLKNYLSGRYGGIPLLGGLRPYVEDILKHGTNTEAERS; this is encoded by the coding sequence ATGTTGATAGAATTTAGTGTTGCAAACTTCCGGTCTTTTTATCAGACGGTCACTTTAAGCCTGCTCGCCACTCCCTTGAAGGAAAAAGAGTCCCGCCTGAACACGGATAACCTCTTCGAGGTAAATCGCCTCAAATTGTTGCGCAGTGCGGCAATTTATGGCGCCAACGCCAGTGGAAAGAGCAATCTGGTGCGAGCCATAGGGTTTATGCGTCGGTTTGTTCTGGATTCGGCAACGGAGTTTCAATCCGGAGAAAAAATCCCGGTGGAACGTTTTCGGTTGAACCGCGAAGCACGTCAGAAACCCGCTGTATTTCAGATCATCTTTGCTTTGAACAACAAGCGTTACCGCTATGGATTTGAAGTGGACGAAGAGCGGGTCCACAGCGAATGGCTGTACCAAACCGTGCAACGCGAGAGCCTTTTGTTCATTCGCGAAGGAAACGACTACGAGGTTTCCACCCCTTTCAGGCGGGAAGCGCCGGCAAAACTCCGCGAGATGACCCGTTCAAACGCACTCTTCCTCTCGGTAATGGCGCAGTTTAACAGCCCGCTGGCAGTTTCTCTGCTGGAGTGGTTCCGCAAGCGTCTGCAGGTAGTTTCAGGGTTAAAAGATGAATTCTACGCACCTTACACTATGAAGCAATTACAGGAACATGAACCCTTCCGCCAGTTTGCCCGTGAGATGATTCGGCTGGCAGATACCGGCATAACCGCCCTCTCGGTGAAAAGCGAATCTCTGGACAGCACAAAAATTCCCGCCGAGTTGCGTAAATTTCTCCAGGAAATTGCCGAGAAAACAGGCAAACCGGCTGAAGAAATTTCCCTCCGAAGCGTGGAAACCACCCATCCGGTGTATGCGGGGGAAAATTTCGTGGGTAACGAGACTTTTGATATTGACGATGAATCAGACGGCACGCAGAAATTCCTTTATTTGCTGGGACCGCTTTTCGATGTGTTGAAAGAAGGCAAAGTGCTGGTCATTGACGAACTGGACGCCCGCCTGCACCCCATGCTGAGCCGTGAAATTGTGCGCCTCTTCAACTCCCCGGAGACCAATCCCCAAAATGCGCAGTTGATTTTTGCTACCCATGATGTTGGTCTGCTGGGGGAATGCTTGTTACGGCGCGATCAGGTGTGGTTTACCCAAAAGGACCGCTTTGGCGCATCTGAATTGTATTCGCTGGCGGAGATGAAAGAGCGTATAGACGCCTCTTATCTGAAAAATTACCTATCCGGGCGCTACGGAGGTATTCCCCTGCTGGGCGGATTGCGTCCGTATGTGGAGGATATACTCAAACATGGCACGAACACCGAAGCCGAGCGGTCGTAA
- a CDS encoding cytochrome c family protein: MVTPKRSVVLWGLPLFVLILLSACAAPVTSSPTPAIAPEEAFFKPSSNCAACHQGLKDSTGADVSIIPEWQTSVMGNAALDPYFRASVQMELLNAPQYADAIQSKCATCHTPMARVTQKAQGQETALYGEQGVLAVGHPLGKLALDGVSCTVCHQIPQPAADLRHSGDLAIDTATPMGERPLYGALPITEQNRQTMQAASGFVATQSEHVRQSQLCATCHELYLNYITADGTLSSGDALFYEQTPYSEWLASQYAGQASCQDCHMPQAQGAAPISSITPQNTYQPFFRHTFTGGNVFLLTLLRDGSVEGVRNPGGTGLDAHIARTSEFLQTRTAVLSITPPRQEGETLAFDVRIDLLTGHKFPTSFPSRRAWLHVTVKDASGKVVFESGGYDREGKISGNDNDDPKAYEPHYTRITAPDEVQIYEPVMQTVSGEVTTYQMLAASYIKDNRLLPRGFDKTQAPKVSEVIGDALNDADFLGGGDTVQYRIPLGSARAPFTVEAQLLYQSVSYRWAKNVLDSQSEPAKDFGAMLAKVGNVPVVVASASAQSR; the protein is encoded by the coding sequence ATGGTCACCCCAAAGCGCAGTGTCGTGTTGTGGGGCTTGCCCCTGTTCGTCCTCATCCTCTTGAGCGCGTGCGCCGCGCCTGTCACGTCCTCTCCCACCCCTGCCATTGCCCCCGAGGAAGCCTTCTTCAAGCCGTCCAGCAACTGCGCCGCCTGCCACCAGGGCTTGAAGGACAGCACCGGCGCGGATGTCTCTATCATCCCCGAGTGGCAGACCAGCGTGATGGGTAACGCCGCGCTTGACCCCTACTTCCGCGCCAGCGTGCAGATGGAACTGCTCAATGCCCCGCAGTATGCCGACGCCATCCAGTCCAAGTGCGCCACCTGCCACACCCCCATGGCGCGCGTCACTCAGAAAGCCCAGGGGCAGGAAACCGCCCTGTATGGCGAGCAGGGTGTGCTGGCGGTGGGGCATCCGCTGGGCAAACTGGCGCTGGACGGTGTATCCTGCACCGTGTGCCATCAGATTCCCCAGCCTGCCGCCGACCTGCGCCACAGCGGCGATCTTGCCATTGACACCGCCACGCCCATGGGCGAACGCCCGCTGTACGGCGCCCTGCCCATCACCGAGCAGAACCGCCAGACCATGCAAGCCGCCTCGGGCTTCGTTGCCACGCAGAGCGAGCATGTGCGCCAGTCGCAGTTGTGCGCCACCTGCCACGAACTGTACCTTAATTACATTACCGCCGACGGCACGCTGAGCAGTGGGGATGCCCTGTTCTACGAGCAGACCCCTTACAGCGAGTGGCTGGCTTCGCAGTACGCCGGGCAGGCATCCTGCCAGGACTGCCACATGCCGCAAGCCCAGGGCGCCGCGCCCATTTCCAGCATCACCCCGCAGAATACTTACCAGCCCTTCTTCCGCCACACCTTCACCGGCGGCAACGTCTTCCTGCTCACCCTGTTGCGGGATGGCAGTGTGGAAGGCGTGCGCAACCCCGGCGGCACGGGACTGGACGCCCACATTGCCCGCACCAGCGAGTTCCTGCAAACCCGCACCGCTGTCCTGTCCATTACCCCGCCCCGGCAGGAAGGCGAGACGCTGGCGTTTGACGTGCGCATTGACCTGCTGACCGGGCATAAATTCCCCACCTCGTTCCCCTCGCGGCGGGCATGGTTGCACGTCACCGTGAAGGATGCTTCCGGCAAGGTGGTGTTCGAGTCTGGCGGGTACGACCGCGAGGGCAAAATCAGCGGCAACGACAACGACGACCCCAAAGCGTACGAGCCGCACTATACCCGCATCACCGCGCCGGATGAGGTGCAGATTTACGAGCCGGTGATGCAAACCGTCAGCGGCGAGGTGACCACCTACCAGATGCTGGCGGCTTCGTACATCAAGGACAACCGCCTTTTGCCGCGCGGTTTCGACAAGACTCAAGCCCCCAAAGTCTCGGAAGTGATTGGCGATGCCCTCAACGATGCGGATTTCCTCGGCGGGGGCGATACCGTGCAGTACCGCATCCCGCTGGGGTCAGCCCGCGCACCCTTCACTGTGGAAGCGCAACTGCTTTACCAGTCGGTGAGTTACCGCTGGGCAAAGAACGTGCTGGACAGCCAGAGCGAGCCGGCAAAGGATTTCGGCGCGATGTTGGCAAAAGTGGGCAATGTGCCGGTGGTGGTTGCCTCAGCCAGCGCGCAAAGCCGCTAG
- a CDS encoding ADP-ribosylglycohydrolase family protein: MTLQNRFRGCLLGLAVGDALGTTVEFRPRGSFEPLTDMLGGGPFHLKPGQWTDDTSMALCLASSLVACRGFDPRDQMERYCRWQDEGYWSSTGDCFDIGGTVAAALARFRATGEPFAGSTDPYSAGNGCIMRLAPIPMFYYPDLDAAEHYAAESSRTTHGAAECVDASRLMARMLVRALAGKSREEVVLGDRETFTGSPRITAIARGEYLEKDEAQIRSSGYVVHTLEAALWCFWRSESFADAVLRAANLGEDADTTAAVCGQFAGAFYGETGIPAGWLEKLALQEDIRALADALAEGKEEQRLGG; this comes from the coding sequence ATGACCTTACAAAATCGCTTTCGCGGTTGTTTGCTGGGGCTGGCGGTGGGCGATGCCCTGGGAACGACGGTAGAGTTCCGTCCGCGCGGCAGTTTTGAGCCGCTGACCGACATGCTCGGCGGGGGACCCTTCCACCTGAAGCCCGGACAGTGGACGGATGACACTTCGATGGCGCTGTGCCTGGCGTCCAGTCTGGTAGCATGCCGGGGCTTCGACCCCCGCGATCAGATGGAGCGTTACTGCCGCTGGCAGGACGAGGGTTACTGGAGCAGTACGGGGGACTGTTTCGACATCGGCGGGACGGTGGCGGCGGCGCTGGCGCGTTTCCGTGCTACCGGCGAGCCGTTTGCCGGTTCGACCGACCCGTATTCGGCGGGCAACGGCTGTATCATGCGCCTGGCGCCCATCCCCATGTTCTACTACCCTGACCTGGATGCGGCGGAGCATTACGCCGCCGAGAGTTCGCGTACCACCCACGGCGCGGCGGAATGTGTGGATGCCTCGCGCCTGATGGCGCGCATGCTGGTGCGGGCGCTGGCGGGTAAATCCAGAGAAGAGGTGGTGCTGGGCGACCGCGAGACCTTCACGGGCAGTCCGCGCATCACTGCCATTGCGCGCGGGGAGTACCTGGAGAAGGACGAGGCGCAGATTCGCAGTTCGGGTTACGTGGTGCATACCCTGGAAGCGGCGCTGTGGTGCTTCTGGCGCTCGGAAAGTTTTGCCGATGCCGTCCTGCGCGCCGCCAACCTGGGCGAAGATGCCGACACCACCGCGGCGGTGTGCGGGCAGTTTGCCGGGGCATTTTACGGCGAGACGGGCATCCCTGCCGGCTGGCTGGAGAAACTTGCCCTGCAGGAAGACATCCGCGCCCTGGCGGATGCGCTGGCTGAGGGGAAAGAGGAACAGAGGCTGGGAGGCTGA
- the hydA gene encoding dihydropyrimidinase encodes MRTLIKNGTLITAAETFRADILIEGEKIAAIGADLTAPDARVLDAEGKLVLPGGVDVHTHFDLPMFGTVSSDDHYTGHKAAAFGGTTTVIDFVSQDYPNLRQCVDAWHERVGGKAAVDYSFHMNITHLYPDTLAELPALLDEGISSVKVFTAYNNRLRLPDDDILRVMRVAGKHGILTMMHAENGDVIELLVAEALAQGRTEPVWHARTRPAWSAVEAVLRGAALAGMADAPLYVVHMNAAGEVDMLAYARAQGLPVMGETCPQYLFFSEEDLQRPDGAKWICSPPVRTPADQERLWQGLADGTLQALATDHCPFFYDGTQPIEYEGKPVAIPGKELGRGDFTRIPNGLPGVGDRLPVLWTYGVGAGRLTPNQFVALTATQPARIFGLYPQKGALLPGADADIVLWNPAQRLTYGVRYAHHRTDYNLYEGWELQGFPETVLLRGQVIVHQGEWRGRPGMGRFLKRSSGEVI; translated from the coding sequence ATGAGGACACTGATTAAAAATGGGACGCTGATTACTGCCGCGGAGACCTTCCGTGCTGATATCCTCATCGAAGGCGAGAAAATTGCCGCCATTGGCGCCGACCTGACTGCGCCCGACGCCCGGGTACTGGATGCCGAGGGCAAACTGGTGCTTCCCGGCGGGGTGGACGTGCATACCCACTTCGACCTGCCCATGTTCGGCACGGTCTCATCCGATGACCATTACACCGGGCACAAGGCGGCGGCTTTTGGCGGAACGACCACGGTGATTGACTTCGTCAGTCAGGATTATCCCAACCTGCGGCAGTGCGTGGATGCCTGGCATGAGCGCGTGGGCGGCAAGGCGGCGGTGGACTACTCGTTCCACATGAACATCACCCATCTTTACCCCGATACGCTGGCGGAACTGCCCGCCTTGCTGGATGAGGGTATTTCCTCTGTTAAAGTATTCACCGCGTACAACAACCGCCTGCGCCTGCCCGATGACGACATCCTGCGGGTGATGCGCGTGGCGGGCAAACACGGCATTCTGACGATGATGCACGCCGAGAACGGCGATGTCATCGAACTGCTGGTTGCCGAAGCCCTGGCGCAGGGGCGCACCGAGCCTGTCTGGCATGCCCGCACCCGCCCAGCATGGAGCGCGGTGGAAGCCGTCCTGCGCGGCGCGGCGCTGGCGGGCATGGCGGATGCCCCGCTGTATGTGGTGCACATGAACGCCGCGGGCGAGGTGGACATGCTGGCGTATGCCCGCGCTCAGGGCTTGCCGGTGATGGGCGAGACCTGCCCGCAGTACCTCTTCTTCAGCGAGGAAGACTTGCAGAGACCCGACGGCGCCAAGTGGATTTGCTCCCCGCCGGTGCGCACTCCCGCCGACCAGGAACGCCTGTGGCAGGGATTGGCGGACGGCACCCTGCAAGCCCTTGCCACCGACCACTGTCCTTTCTTCTATGATGGCACTCAACCCATCGAGTACGAGGGGAAACCGGTTGCCATTCCCGGCAAGGAACTGGGCAGGGGCGATTTCACCCGCATCCCCAACGGCTTGCCCGGCGTAGGCGACCGCCTGCCTGTCCTGTGGACGTACGGCGTGGGCGCAGGACGGCTGACTCCCAACCAGTTTGTAGCCCTTACCGCCACCCAGCCGGCGCGCATCTTCGGGCTGTACCCGCAGAAGGGCGCCCTGCTCCCCGGCGCCGATGCCGATATTGTCCTCTGGAATCCCGCCCAACGGCTGACCTACGGGGTGCGTTACGCTCATCACCGCACCGATTACAACCTGTATGAGGGCTGGGAACTGCAGGGCTTCCCCGAAACCGTACTTCTGCGCGGGCAGGTCATCGTGCATCAGGGCGAGTGGCGCGGACGCCCTGGCATGGGACGCTTTTTGAAACGTTCTTCTGGAGAGGTGATTTAA
- a CDS encoding glycosyltransferase family 4 protein: protein MRLLLIHNDYQQLGGETLAFDAELSLLRQAGHEVILYRRSNEELRHASALQKFLLGLSVLHSPRAVREVRQLIRTHRPEVAHVHNVFPLISPAVYRLLADEGVPVVQTLHNVRFLCPNGLFYTQGRLCERCKKGNTLHAVRWRCYRNSYPASALYALAIGWHRRRGTFARITRAIALTPFTVQKMVESGLFRAGQMEVLGNFIPDPLPEARSAPPVNGYVAFLGRLSEEKGAHLLIEAARHLPGVTFRLAGEGGQRASLEQRARGLSNVEFVGQIPPEQRWDFLRGAALAVVPSTVYEQFSLAALEAMACGVPVIAARIGGLPYLVEDGVQGRLFTPGNVEELVERIRGLLADPAQAHALGQAGRRTVEERFTSARHLEGLMSIYRKAIHGETLA, encoded by the coding sequence ATGAGGCTCTTGCTGATTCACAACGATTATCAGCAGTTGGGCGGCGAGACGCTGGCGTTCGACGCCGAACTCTCCCTGTTGCGGCAAGCCGGGCATGAGGTCATCCTCTACCGGCGCAGTAACGAGGAACTGCGCCATGCCTCTGCTCTGCAGAAATTCTTGCTGGGGCTGAGCGTCCTGCATTCTCCGCGGGCGGTGCGCGAGGTGCGCCAACTCATTCGTACACACCGCCCTGAAGTGGCGCACGTGCATAACGTCTTCCCGCTGATTTCGCCCGCCGTGTACCGCCTGCTGGCGGATGAGGGCGTGCCGGTGGTGCAGACCCTGCACAACGTGCGCTTTCTCTGCCCCAACGGCTTGTTTTACACGCAGGGCAGGCTCTGCGAACGCTGTAAGAAGGGCAATACCCTGCACGCGGTGCGCTGGCGCTGTTACCGCAACAGTTACCCCGCCAGCGCGCTCTACGCCCTGGCAATCGGCTGGCACCGCCGCCGGGGGACGTTTGCGCGCATCACCCGCGCCATTGCCCTGACGCCATTTACCGTGCAGAAGATGGTGGAGAGCGGTCTGTTCCGCGCCGGGCAGATGGAGGTGCTGGGCAACTTCATCCCCGATCCTTTGCCCGAAGCCCGCTCTGCCCCGCCGGTCAACGGGTACGTGGCGTTTTTGGGGCGTCTTTCCGAAGAAAAAGGGGCGCATTTGCTCATTGAGGCGGCGCGGCACCTGCCCGGGGTGACCTTCCGCCTTGCCGGCGAAGGGGGACAACGCGCTAGCCTGGAGCAGAGGGCGCGCGGGCTGTCCAACGTGGAGTTTGTGGGGCAAATTCCCCCCGAACAGCGCTGGGATTTCCTGCGCGGTGCGGCGCTGGCGGTGGTGCCTTCTACGGTTTATGAGCAGTTCTCGCTGGCGGCGCTGGAAGCCATGGCGTGCGGCGTGCCGGTGATTGCCGCGCGCATCGGCGGACTGCCGTATCTGGTCGAAGACGGCGTGCAGGGACGCCTGTTCACCCCCGGCAACGTTGAGGAACTGGTGGAGCGCATCCGCGGACTGCTCGCCGATCCCGCCCAAGCCCATGCCCTGGGACAGGCTGGCAGGCGCACGGTGGAAGAGCGCTTTACCTCTGCCCGCCATCTGGAAGGGCTGATGAGCATTTACCGGAAAGCCATCCATGGGGAGACACTTGCATGA